The Scomber japonicus isolate fScoJap1 chromosome 13, fScoJap1.pri, whole genome shotgun sequence genome includes a window with the following:
- the arr3a gene encoding arrestin 3a, retinal (X-arrestin), translating to MLKIGYLRFPHLGQPLNLGVIRVYKKTSGNGGLTLYLGKRDYVDHMDSVDRVDGVVKLDPKDFGDRKVFVQLACAFRYGSDDLDVMGLSFRKDIWIQHVQIYPESHKPTQSEMHETLLKKAGDNTYPFSFEIPNNLPCSVSLQPGPDDKGKSCGVDFEVKTFLAKEKCNVDEKIEKKDTARLIIRKIQYAPSQVGAGPKADICKSFMMSDKPVHLEAVMEKDIYFHGDAIPLKIKINNETNKTVKKIQVTVEQTTDIVLYSADKYTKAVYTHEFGETVDAGATYENTVSITPQLSENKEKRGLSLDGRLKDEDTNLASTTIVQQGVEKDMLGILVSYKIKINLMVAGGGLLGGLTASDVSVELPLILMHPKPTEDVSLEVEKKATERQEDNEGM from the exons ATGCTGAAAATCGGCTACTTGCGGTTCCCTCACCTGGGCCAGCCTCTCAATCTGGGTGTGATAAG ggTTTACAAGAAGACCAGCGGAAATGGAGGG CTCACCCTCTACCTGGGCAAGAGAGACTATGTGGACCACATGGACTCAGTGGACCGAGTCG ATGGTGTTGTAAAGCTGGACCCAAAAGATTTTGGAGACAGAAAAG TATTTGTGCAGCTGGCATGTGCCTTCCGTTACGGTAGCGATGACCTGGATGTGATGGGCCTGAGCTTCAGGAAGGACATTTGGATCCAGCATGTGCAGATCTACCCTGAAAGCCACAAGCCCACCCAGTCCGAAATGCATGAGACCCTGCTGAAGAAGGCTGGAGACAACACATACCCTTTCAGTTTTGAA ATTCCCAACAACCTGCCATGTTCAGTCTCTCTGCAGCCTGGACCTGATGACAAGGGGAAG TCTTGTGGTGTCGACTTTGAGGTCAAAACTTTTCTTGCCAAAGAAAAGTGCAACGTTGATGAGAAGATTGAAAAGAA AGACACTGCTCGCCTTATCATTCGTAAAATCCAGTATGCCCCCTCTCAGGTGGGCGCTGGGCCCAAAGCCGATATCTGCAAAAGCTTCATGATGTCCGACAAGCCTGTTCATCTGGAAGCTGTAATGGAGAAAGAT ATCTATTTCCATGGCGATGCAATCCCactcaaaatcaaaatcaacaatgaGACCAACAAAACAGTAAAGAAAATCCAAGTCACTG tgGAACAAACCACAGACATCGTTCTCTACTCAGCAGACAAATACACCAAAGCTGTTTATACCCATGAGTTTGG AGAGACAGTGGATGCCGGTGCCACCTACGAGAATACTGTGTCCATCACCCCCCAGCTGTCTGAAAACAAGGAGAAAAGGGGACTGTCGCTGGACGGGCGACTGAAGGACGAGGACACTAACTTGGCCTCCACCACTAT AGTGCAGCAGGGTGTAGAAAAAGACATGTTGGGAATCTTGGTTTCCTACAAGATTAAGATTAACCTCATGGTGGCCGGAGGGGG tCTGCTTGGTGGCCTCACTGCCAG TGACGTCTCAGTGGAGCTGCCATTGATACTCATGCACCCCAAACCCACAG